A window from Litorilinea aerophila encodes these proteins:
- the rnpM gene encoding RNase P modulator RnpM, with the protein MGLKTVRKTQGNRPKHVPQRTCIACRQVAGKRALVRLVRTEQGVEVDPTGKRSGRGAYLHPYQECWQAALRSNRLEQALRTRISEANRQQLAAYMATLPLNAAADQAADEHHEVKSTAETHVSHPRP; encoded by the coding sequence ATGGGGCTGAAAACGGTGCGTAAAACCCAGGGAAATCGACCCAAACACGTTCCACAGCGAACCTGCATCGCCTGCCGCCAGGTCGCGGGCAAGCGAGCGCTTGTCCGGCTGGTCCGCACCGAGCAGGGCGTGGAGGTGGATCCCACCGGCAAACGCTCAGGGCGGGGCGCCTATCTGCACCCGTACCAGGAGTGCTGGCAGGCGGCCCTGCGCAGTAACCGGCTGGAACAGGCGTTGCGCACCCGTATCAGCGAGGCAAACCGGCAACAACTGGCCGCCTACATGGCCACCCTGCCCCTCAACGCGGCAGCGGACCAGGCGGCCGATGAGCATCATGAGGTCAAATCTACGGCAGAGACACATGTATCACATCCACGACCATGA